One window of the Methylocystis parvus OBBP genome contains the following:
- a CDS encoding sigma-70 family RNA polymerase sigma factor, with product MGSPEIEKEWAMLMRSALDGDSGAYRRLFVSLAPFLRAMTRRNGARIGIRHDETEDVVQEILLALHLKRHTWDLERPIGPWIMAIARNKLIDARRRRGNRVFVQINEFSEFPADDKDGDPAARSDIDRLLEKLTDKQRDLVRSLSIEGRSVEETARRLNMKEGAVRVALHRAIKALAALYRNSDQ from the coding sequence ATGGGATCGCCCGAGATCGAAAAGGAATGGGCCATGCTGATGCGCTCCGCTTTGGACGGAGACTCCGGGGCCTACCGGCGATTATTCGTTTCGCTCGCCCCCTTCCTGCGGGCGATGACGCGACGCAATGGCGCGCGCATCGGCATTCGCCACGACGAGACGGAAGACGTCGTTCAGGAGATTCTTCTCGCGCTTCATCTGAAGCGGCACACATGGGACCTGGAGCGTCCGATCGGACCTTGGATCATGGCGATCGCGCGCAATAAGCTCATCGATGCGCGGCGCCGGCGCGGGAACAGAGTTTTCGTTCAAATCAACGAGTTCTCGGAATTCCCGGCCGACGACAAAGATGGCGATCCCGCCGCCCGCAGCGATATAGACCGCCTGTTGGAGAAATTGACGGACAAGCAACGGGACCTTGTAAGATCGCTATCGATCGAAGGCCGATCGGTGGAGGAGACCGCTCGTCGCCTGAACATGAAAGAAGGCGCCGTTCGCGTTGCGTTGCATCGGGCGATCAAGGCGTTGGCGGCTCTCTACCGGAACAGCGACCAATGA
- a CDS encoding NrsF family protein codes for MKTDDLINALVADAATRKPRLGRVFAGALVAGTVVSALIFFLWIHPRADFLQAATTARFMFKFIVTSLLAISAFGLTMRLARPGAPQGLWGAAWLAAPALLLLAVIAELYVSPPTLWAPRLIGVNARFCLALIPLLSIAPLAGALLALREGAPTRPRLAGAFAGLLAGAIAATLYAAHCTDDSPLFVAAWYSIAIAIVTLAGALIGSRFLRW; via the coding sequence ATGAAGACGGACGATCTGATAAACGCGCTTGTCGCGGATGCAGCGACCCGGAAGCCACGGCTCGGCCGCGTTTTCGCCGGCGCCCTCGTCGCGGGGACGGTTGTCTCGGCGCTCATATTCTTTCTGTGGATTCATCCTCGCGCCGATTTCCTTCAGGCTGCGACGACGGCGCGCTTCATGTTCAAATTCATCGTCACCTCGCTTCTCGCAATCAGCGCTTTTGGATTAACGATGCGCCTCGCCCGTCCCGGCGCGCCGCAAGGCCTGTGGGGCGCCGCCTGGCTGGCGGCGCCGGCGCTATTGCTTCTTGCCGTAATTGCCGAGCTTTATGTGTCGCCTCCAACCCTTTGGGCGCCGCGACTCATCGGCGTCAATGCGCGTTTTTGCCTTGCGCTCATCCCTTTGCTTTCGATCGCGCCGCTTGCCGGCGCCTTATTGGCGCTACGGGAAGGGGCTCCTACCCGGCCGCGTCTCGCCGGCGCTTTCGCCGGCCTTCTGGCCGGCGCGATTGCGGCGACGCTCTACGCCGCTCATTGCACGGATGACAGCCCGCTTTTCGTCGCGGCCTGGTATTCGATCGCGATCGCGATCGTAACGCTAGCTGGGGCTTTGATTGGCTCACGATTTTTACGCTGGTGA
- a CDS encoding MarR family winged helix-turn-helix transcriptional regulator, whose protein sequence is MLVAASTTKVRESAKKNESAPTKDELEALANFRRALRRFLAFSEQAAAELGLTMQWYQALLVIRTYHDGAPINVGELAEELMIRDHSAAELVSRLVAANLVRRKTDAEDRRRSLLIITSSGDRCLARLASVHLARLRENKDAFMNLFDMGT, encoded by the coding sequence ATGCTCGTGGCGGCGTCGACCACCAAAGTGCGCGAATCGGCCAAGAAAAACGAATCAGCTCCGACCAAGGACGAATTGGAGGCCCTCGCTAATTTTCGCCGCGCACTCCGCCGCTTTTTGGCGTTTAGCGAACAAGCGGCGGCGGAGCTGGGACTTACCATGCAATGGTATCAGGCCCTCCTGGTTATAAGGACCTATCATGATGGGGCGCCAATCAATGTCGGCGAACTCGCCGAGGAACTCATGATTCGCGACCATAGCGCCGCGGAACTTGTCTCGAGGCTCGTTGCGGCCAACTTGGTCCGACGGAAAACCGACGCGGAGGACCGGCGGAGATCGCTTCTTATAATCACCTCTAGCGGAGACCGCTGCCTTGCGAGGCTGGCCTCGGTGCATCTCGCTCGGCTGAGGGAAAATAAGGATGCGTTTATGAATCTCTTCGACATGGGAACGTAA
- a CDS encoding copper chaperone PCu(A)C, with protein MMIKRRDLLATGGSVLAGAFMGVFVPLRAAKAHEYDVGKLKVEHPWLRAPADGEKNATFYAFLHNNGDTPDKLIAVKVEKFEKAVIHGDPKNPDAETPIVLPPKTTVTAAPGGVYVALIGAKKHLEVGWGLEMTLVFEKAGEVVIDAAIDAPDAKHAHDAEAMERWEKAHNKDTSGPKDAGHDADQGHQHHNNIDKAQ; from the coding sequence ATGATGATCAAGCGGCGTGATCTTTTGGCCACTGGCGGCTCCGTGCTGGCTGGCGCGTTCATGGGCGTCTTCGTTCCCCTTCGCGCCGCCAAGGCGCATGAATATGACGTCGGCAAGCTCAAGGTCGAGCATCCCTGGCTGCGCGCGCCGGCCGACGGCGAGAAGAACGCGACCTTCTACGCTTTTCTGCACAATAATGGCGACACGCCGGACAAGCTCATCGCCGTCAAGGTCGAGAAGTTCGAAAAGGCCGTCATTCACGGCGACCCGAAGAATCCCGACGCCGAAACGCCGATCGTTCTTCCGCCGAAAACCACGGTGACGGCGGCGCCGGGGGGCGTCTATGTCGCGCTCATCGGCGCCAAGAAGCATCTGGAAGTCGGCTGGGGCCTTGAAATGACGCTCGTCTTCGAGAAGGCCGGCGAAGTCGTCATCGACGCTGCGATCGACGCGCCGGACGCCAAGCACGCCCATGACGCGGAGGCGATGGAGCGTTGGGAAAAGGCTCACAACAAGGACACGTCGGGCCCGAAGGACGCCGGCCATGACGCGGATCAGGGTCATCAACACCATAACAATATAGACAAAGCCCAGTAA
- a CDS encoding response regulator transcription factor, whose protein sequence is MRSMPHSEIAINWLEPARPAELAILAWSLSSTSAPFDCPVRYLEMNQFAVTVVDNGVAMDSQLAAREFDLLILDLNLPGENGLSICRRLRNEDKGRLPIVIIPPNRRTLIRLSASKWARTTTSQNLSIGEFLARICSVLRRVFRSGGVEVAERLRCYRFAGWRLDVFRREALMPCGSKVLLTEAEKDLLQIFCENPHCVLTRTQLIDMMHGPISGPFERSIDILISRLRKKLEADPKVPQLIQTVRSAGYVFSTVVIRG, encoded by the coding sequence ATGCGGAGCATGCCACACTCTGAAATTGCTATCAATTGGCTTGAGCCGGCGCGTCCTGCCGAGCTTGCGATCTTGGCGTGGTCGCTATCGTCGACATCCGCTCCTTTTGATTGTCCTGTACGATATCTGGAGATGAACCAATTCGCAGTCACCGTCGTTGACAATGGCGTCGCTATGGACTCGCAGCTCGCTGCGCGGGAATTTGACCTTCTCATCCTTGATCTCAACCTACCTGGCGAAAACGGCCTGTCAATTTGTCGGCGGCTCCGAAATGAAGACAAAGGCCGCTTGCCCATCGTAATCATACCGCCCAATCGGAGGACGTTGATAAGATTATCGGCCTCGAAATGGGCGCGGACGACTACGTCACAAAACCTTTCAATCGGCGAATTTCTCGCACGCATTTGCTCTGTCTTGCGGCGGGTGTTTCGGTCGGGAGGAGTAGAAGTCGCTGAGAGACTCCGGTGCTATCGGTTCGCGGGTTGGCGTCTCGATGTCTTCAGACGTGAGGCGCTCATGCCCTGTGGATCAAAAGTGCTGTTAACCGAAGCCGAAAAAGATCTTTTGCAGATATTTTGCGAGAATCCACATTGTGTTTTGACGCGAACCCAGCTTATCGACATGATGCACGGCCCGATATCAGGGCCCTTTGAACGCAGCATAGACATTTTAATTAGCCGACTACGCAAAAAGCTCGAGGCAGATCCCAAAGTTCCACAACTTATCCAGACCGTGCGTTCTGCGGGCTATGTGTTCTCGACTGTGGTAATAAGAGGATGA
- a CDS encoding bacteriohemerythrin, which yields MSLMTWDKEQFGTNVSAHDQEHQEIFRLVNKLGDAVGVGDRTSIGKQLDALIDYVAKHFAAEEANFAKFEYPAFAAHKAEHDKLVATCLDLQKKFHAGEAEVTGETANFVVGWLKNHIPTIDKLYGPFLNEKGVV from the coding sequence ATGTCGCTGATGACATGGGATAAGGAGCAGTTCGGGACAAACGTAAGCGCCCATGACCAAGAGCACCAAGAGATCTTCCGGTTAGTCAACAAACTCGGTGACGCCGTCGGCGTTGGCGATCGCACGTCGATCGGGAAACAGCTGGATGCTCTGATAGACTATGTCGCAAAGCACTTCGCGGCAGAGGAAGCAAATTTCGCAAAATTCGAATATCCTGCGTTTGCAGCCCATAAAGCCGAGCACGATAAGCTCGTCGCCACTTGTCTCGATTTGCAAAAGAAATTTCACGCTGGCGAAGCGGAGGTCACGGGCGAAACAGCAAATTTCGTTGTTGGCTGGTTGAAGAATCACATTCCCACTATCGATAAACTCTACGGTCCGTTCCTGAATGAGAAAGGAGTCGTATGA
- a CDS encoding bifunctional 5,10-methylenetetrahydrofolate dehydrogenase/5,10-methenyltetrahydrofolate cyclohydrolase — MRKIFSRDIVAARRAALVAAVAGLGARGVRPKLAAVTCSADPAALSYVAVKRKHAEEVGAGFEAVDLSHAGSFLRVEAEMMALCARPDIHGVILVMSSKPELDETDLANLVPANKDADGLSASNLGALLQSGPHQRFILPATPQACMALAESQTPLKGKKAVVIGRGRTVGKPLANMLINAGATVSVCHSATPDIPEVSRAADVVFVATGRPHFFGRDYFRAGQVVVDAGIGFIDGKVAGDVDAAALEDLDLALTPVPGGVGPLTSVLILENLLTLIEHAAHERARRAALV, encoded by the coding sequence ATGCGGAAGATCTTCAGCAGGGACATCGTGGCCGCGCGCAGGGCGGCGCTCGTCGCGGCCGTCGCCGGGCTCGGAGCCCGGGGCGTGCGGCCGAAGCTCGCCGCCGTGACCTGCTCGGCGGACCCCGCGGCGCTGAGCTATGTCGCAGTCAAGCGCAAGCACGCCGAAGAGGTCGGCGCGGGCTTCGAGGCGGTCGACCTCTCCCACGCCGGATCGTTCCTGCGCGTCGAGGCCGAGATGATGGCGCTCTGCGCCCGGCCCGACATCCACGGCGTCATTCTCGTCATGTCGTCGAAGCCCGAGCTCGACGAGACCGATCTCGCCAATCTCGTTCCGGCGAACAAGGACGCGGACGGCCTCTCCGCGAGCAATCTCGGCGCGCTGCTGCAGAGCGGGCCCCACCAGCGCTTCATCCTGCCGGCGACGCCGCAGGCCTGCATGGCGCTCGCGGAGTCGCAGACCCCGCTCAAGGGCAAAAAGGCCGTGGTGATCGGTCGCGGGCGCACCGTCGGCAAGCCGCTCGCGAACATGCTGATCAACGCCGGCGCGACGGTCTCGGTCTGCCACTCGGCGACGCCCGACATTCCCGAGGTCTCGCGCGCGGCGGACGTGGTGTTCGTCGCGACCGGGCGCCCGCATTTCTTCGGGCGCGACTATTTCCGCGCGGGGCAAGTGGTCGTCGACGCGGGCATCGGCTTCATCGACGGCAAGGTCGCGGGCGACGTGGACGCGGCGGCGCTCGAGGACCTCGATCTCGCGCTGACGCCCGTACCGGGCGGCGTCGGTCCGCTGACCTCCGTGCTCATCCTGGAGAATCTGCTGACGCTGATCGAGCACGCCGCTCACGAGCGGGCGCGGCGCGCGGCCTTGGTCTGA
- a CDS encoding adenylate/guanylate cyclase domain-containing protein, whose product MAACGLLGTREDHAEAVADMAMAMIETLSRLNEDLPTPLQIRIGVNSGDVVAGVIGTHKFIYDIWGDTVNVASRLESHSLPSRIQISRSTYERLRGRYLCKARGGLELKGKGLMEAYFLNGRA is encoded by the coding sequence ATGGCCGCCTGCGGGCTCTTGGGGACGAGAGAGGATCACGCCGAGGCGGTCGCCGACATGGCGATGGCGATGATCGAAACGCTCAGCCGGCTCAATGAGGATTTGCCCACGCCGCTCCAAATTAGAATCGGCGTCAACTCCGGCGACGTGGTCGCAGGCGTGATCGGCACGCATAAGTTTATTTACGACATTTGGGGCGATACGGTGAATGTCGCGAGCCGGCTCGAGTCGCACAGCCTGCCGAGCCGGATTCAGATTTCCAGATCGACCTATGAACGCTTACGCGGGCGCTATCTATGCAAGGCGCGAGGCGGCCTCGAGTTGAAGGGCAAGGGGCTGATGGAAGCCTATTTCCTGAATGGCCGCGCATAG
- a CDS encoding HAMP domain-containing protein: MRIARLAHQVVAKKKVEQLENLTLEKIRSVEALMHTPSISEAAREFSQALQAGGKGSDAYRQAAAKNGPTLSRLADRFNYVDCALLSPGGDILFNQSDADVFKENLSGGTELADAIDRARTLLQAEISAFQIYPGMKDPAAFIAGPILDDGVVIAVVVFQLDNRELYSAINDYAGLGETGEVLVAAHLNQDEMVIINPLRRNASKAFSIHAPLTGGAYPALARALAGVHGSGLFDDVEHNPVVASWTYVPSFRWGMVVQQRAEEAFALTRTERSATLTLLLFMMPPIVALALAVARTITKPIKTAVRVAEQVAGGNLDAKFEIASHDETGLLLAAIQSMTAELRELYSSMEDKIKARTRELQRANEELLVARVAAEEASKTKSAFLANMSHELRTPESRKSRRSATPIWPPAGSWGRERITPRRSPTWRWR; the protein is encoded by the coding sequence TTGCGGATTGCTCGCCTGGCGCACCAGGTCGTCGCCAAGAAGAAAGTCGAACAGCTCGAAAATCTGACGCTTGAAAAAATCAGAAGCGTCGAAGCGCTGATGCATACGCCTTCGATCAGCGAGGCCGCGCGAGAATTTTCCCAGGCGCTACAGGCCGGCGGCAAAGGCTCCGACGCCTATCGGCAAGCCGCCGCAAAAAACGGACCGACGCTCAGTCGCCTCGCTGATCGATTCAACTATGTGGATTGCGCGCTGCTTTCGCCAGGCGGCGATATTCTTTTCAACCAATCGGACGCCGACGTCTTCAAAGAAAATTTGAGCGGCGGCACAGAACTCGCCGATGCGATCGATCGCGCGCGAACGCTGCTACAGGCCGAAATTTCGGCCTTTCAGATCTATCCGGGCATGAAGGACCCCGCCGCCTTCATCGCCGGGCCCATTCTCGACGATGGCGTCGTCATCGCCGTCGTCGTGTTTCAGCTCGACAATCGGGAGCTCTACAGCGCCATTAATGATTACGCCGGCCTTGGCGAAACCGGAGAGGTGCTCGTCGCCGCTCATCTCAATCAGGATGAGATGGTCATCATCAATCCGTTGCGGCGCAATGCGTCCAAGGCGTTCAGCATTCACGCGCCGCTGACGGGCGGGGCTTATCCGGCGTTGGCGCGGGCGCTCGCCGGCGTTCATGGCTCGGGCTTGTTCGACGATGTCGAGCACAATCCCGTCGTCGCCTCGTGGACCTATGTTCCGTCCTTTCGCTGGGGCATGGTCGTGCAACAGCGCGCCGAGGAGGCCTTCGCCCTCACCCGAACCGAACGCAGCGCGACGCTCACGCTGCTGCTTTTCATGATGCCGCCCATTGTCGCCCTGGCGCTTGCGGTCGCCCGCACCATCACCAAGCCGATCAAAACCGCCGTTCGCGTCGCGGAGCAGGTTGCGGGCGGAAATCTCGACGCCAAATTCGAAATCGCGAGCCACGACGAAACAGGGCTTCTTCTCGCCGCCATTCAGTCGATGACCGCCGAGCTACGCGAGCTTTACAGTTCGATGGAGGACAAGATCAAAGCGCGCACGCGCGAGCTTCAGCGCGCCAATGAGGAATTGCTGGTCGCTCGCGTCGCGGCCGAGGAGGCCAGCAAGACGAAAAGCGCCTTTCTCGCCAATATGAGCCATGAGCTGCGCACGCCGGAGTCGAGAAAATCAAGACGATCGGCGACGCCTATATGGCCGCCTGCGGGCTCTTGGGGACGAGAGAGGATCACGCCGAGGCGGTCGCCGACATGGCGATGGCGATGA
- a CDS encoding urea ABC transporter substrate-binding protein, translating to MAPKASFGAPRVIFSVATALAVLGGASWWGFAHFTEAAPIKVGILHSRSGPMAISENSMVDAELLAIEESNAKGGLLGRKIQPVIADGKSDWPTFAKEAERLIVEEKVSVIFGCWTSASRKTVMPVIERYQQLMVYPMAYEGLEQSPNIIYTGAAPNQQVIPAIKWSLDHLGRRFYLIGSDYVWPRSINEIMKDTIKALGADLVGEDYIFFGSSNVAKAVEGIKAAQPDVVLSSVVGDSNKAFYRALTDAGLSAEKLPVVSVSIGEEELRSLPISSLQGHYSAWNYFEAIKTPENERFITNFRKKYGDNRVTSDVIATSYFSVRLWAKAVQEEQSLDVERVRRTMLTETLDAPEGLVSIDPYTQHSWRSFSVGKIRSDGQIEVVWTVNRPIRPAPYPPSRTKAEWNEFLTAMYTRWGGRWANPTEAN from the coding sequence ATGGCCCCCAAGGCTTCCTTTGGCGCGCCAAGAGTCATCTTTTCTGTGGCCACGGCGCTCGCCGTTCTGGGCGGGGCGTCCTGGTGGGGTTTTGCGCACTTTACAGAAGCCGCGCCCATAAAAGTCGGGATTCTGCATTCGCGCTCCGGCCCCATGGCGATCAGCGAAAATTCCATGGTCGACGCGGAACTGCTGGCGATCGAAGAGAGCAACGCCAAAGGTGGCCTTTTGGGCCGGAAAATACAGCCGGTCATCGCAGACGGAAAATCCGACTGGCCGACCTTCGCGAAAGAGGCCGAGCGGCTGATTGTCGAGGAAAAGGTCTCGGTCATTTTCGGATGCTGGACCTCGGCGAGCCGGAAAACCGTCATGCCGGTGATCGAGAGATATCAGCAACTGATGGTCTATCCGATGGCCTATGAGGGCCTTGAGCAGTCTCCCAACATTATTTACACGGGCGCGGCGCCGAATCAGCAGGTCATTCCCGCCATCAAATGGAGCCTCGATCATCTGGGCAGAAGGTTCTACCTGATCGGCTCCGATTATGTCTGGCCGCGCAGCATCAATGAAATCATGAAAGATACGATCAAGGCGCTCGGGGCGGACCTTGTCGGCGAAGATTATATCTTTTTCGGGAGCTCCAATGTCGCCAAGGCGGTCGAAGGAATAAAGGCGGCGCAGCCGGATGTGGTGCTGAGTTCGGTCGTCGGCGATTCCAACAAAGCCTTTTATCGGGCGCTGACCGACGCCGGTCTTTCCGCCGAAAAGCTGCCCGTGGTCTCCGTGAGCATCGGCGAGGAAGAGCTGCGCAGCCTGCCGATCAGCAGCCTTCAAGGCCATTACAGCGCCTGGAATTATTTCGAGGCGATCAAAACCCCCGAAAATGAACGATTCATCACGAATTTTCGCAAAAAATACGGAGACAACCGCGTCACCAGCGACGTGATAGCGACCTCCTATTTCAGTGTCAGACTCTGGGCGAAGGCGGTCCAGGAGGAGCAGTCGCTAGACGTCGAAAGAGTCCGCAGGACCATGCTGACGGAGACGCTCGACGCCCCCGAAGGCCTCGTTTCGATCGACCCCTACACCCAGCACAGCTGGCGATCTTTCTCCGTCGGCAAGATCAGATCCGACGGCCAGATCGAAGTGGTTTGGACAGTGAACCGGCCCATCCGTCCGGCGCCCTATCCGCCGTCGCGCACCAAGGCGGAGTGGAATGAATTTTTAACCGCCATGTACACCCGATGGGGCGGACGCTGGGCGAATCCGACAGAAGCGAATTGA